A window from Electrophorus electricus isolate fEleEle1 chromosome 7, fEleEle1.pri, whole genome shotgun sequence encodes these proteins:
- the myf6 gene encoding myogenic factor 6 produces MMDLFETNTYFFNDLRYLEGDHGTLQHLDIPAVSPLYQGNGSPASPGPEPALTEQGCDSSGEEHVPAPPGLRSHCEGQCLLWACKVCKRKSAPTDRRKAATLRERRRLKKINEAFDALKKKTVPNPTQRLPKVEILRSAISYIEKLQDLLRSLDDNSAYNGKDHGVGNSEYHWKKTCQNYQGNADHSKMPQLAHQRGSAAESLASSSLRRLSSIVASISTAETRAHGPEESAGK; encoded by the exons ATGATGGACCTTTTTGAGACCAATACTTATTTCTTTAACGATCTGCGTTATCTGGAGGGGGACCACGGTACCTTACAGCACTTGGATATACCAGCGGTTTCTCCTCTGTACCAAGGGAACGGCAGCCCCGCGTCCCCAGGGCCGGAGCCAGCCCTCACCGAGCAGGGCTGCGACAGCAGCGGAGAGGAGCACGTCCCCGCACCGCCGGGGCTACGGTCCCACTGCGAAGGCCAGTGCCTCCTCTGGGCGTGTAAAGTTTGCAAGAGGAAGTCTGCCCCGACCGACAGACGGAAGGCTGCCACGCTGCGGGAGAGAAGGCGACTCAAAAAGATCAACGAAGCGTTTGATGCTCTAAAGAAAAAGACGGTTCCAAATCCGACCCAGAGGCTACCCAAGGTGGAGATTTTACGCAGCGCCATCAGTTATATAGAGAAACTGCAGGACCTGTTGCGCAGCCTGGACGATAACAGTGCTTATAACGGCAAAGACCACGGC GTGGGTAACAGTGAGTATCACTGGAAAAAGACCTGTCAAAACTATCAGGGAAACGCAGATCATTCCAAGATGCCACAGTTGGCGCATCAAAGAG GATCCGCAGCGGAGTCGTTGGCTTCCAGTAGCCTCCGTCGCCTCTCCTCCATAGTGGCCAGCATTTCCACGGCGGAGACGCGAGCGCACGGCCCCGAGGAGAGCGCAGGGAAATGA
- the myf5 gene encoding myogenic factor 5 — MDIFSPSQAFYDGARAPSPETLEFGPSAELAGSEEDEHVRAPDGLHQPGHCLQWACKACKRKASTVDRRRAATMRERRRLKKVNHAFEALRRCSSANPSQRLPKVEILRNAIQYIESLQELLREHVESYYGLPAESSSEPASPSSTCSDSMTDCSSPVWSQMSVNPSGTYGYEGQSVSCVDRAPGASSLQCLSSIVDRLSSVDSAVAVNIEALSPTHSNSQSSTPDSPRSRLVYYVL, encoded by the exons ATGGACATCTTCTCTCCAAGCCAGGCCTTCTACGACGGGGCCCGCGCCCCCTCGCCCGAGACGCTGGAGTTCGGCCCCTCGGCAGAGCTGGCTGGATCGGAGGAAGACGAGCACGTCCGTGCGCCCGACGGCCTCCACCAGCCGGGCCACTGCCTGCAGTGGGCATGCAAAGCATGCAAACGCAAAGCCAGCACCGTGGACAGGCGGCGGGCGGCCACCATGCGGGAGAGGCGCAGGCTGAAGAAGGTGAACCATGCCTTCGAGGCCCTCCGCCGCTGCTCCTCAGCCAACCCCAGCCAGCGGCTGCCGAAGGTCGAGATCCTGAGGAACGCCATCCAGTATATCGAGAGCCTGCAGGAGCTTCTGAGGGAGCACGTGGAGAGCTACTATGGTTTGCCTGCAGAGAGCAGCTCTGAACCGGCCAGCCCCTCGTCCACCTGCTCAGACAGCATG ACAGACTGCAGCAGCCCTGTCTGGTCCCAGATGAGCGTAAATCCAAGCGGCACGTACGGCTATGAAGGCCAGAGTG TGAGCTGTGTGGACAGAGCTCCTGGAGCATCCAGCCTGCAGTGTTTGTCCAGCATCGTAGACAGGCTGTCCTCGGTGGACTCTGCAGTTGCTGTGAACATAGAGGCCCTCTCCCCAACCCACAGCAACTCCCAGTCTAGCACTCCAGACAGCCCCAGAAGCAGACTGGTCTACTATGTTCTGTGA